One stretch of Litoribrevibacter albus DNA includes these proteins:
- a CDS encoding OapA family protein — MTSKKNLTSIAKHYPKKHFVAASAVASFLLTLAILPTSEKVSASRTQVDLTLPMSDITQDDETTHESIHPIDSDRVISSTVEAAPTVPAKNIPKKSGIEFTKQYTVKNGDTLALIFQKADLSSRDVYHVAKVYDDATRLHPGEQVSFAYNADGSFKAFKHQKTKLVSNIIKKVSDDYQVEEVVREPSIEYRFAQGTIHSSLFLDAKEAGLDQTSIMNFANIFGWDIDFVQDLRQGDNFSLMYEELFLDGESIGTGDIVAAEFVNQGTKFQAIRHVDEFGRTHYYTPEGKSMRKAFLRSPIDFARISSHFNLSRKHPVLNKIRAHKGTDYAAGRGTPIRTAGDGKVVFAGWKGGFGRCVIVQHGQGIQTLYAHMSKFNKKTKKGARVSQGQVIGYVGSSGLASGPHLHYEFRVNGVHKNPVKVKLPEARPIEKKYRKEFLADANKWLAILESNQRSVLVASVD; from the coding sequence ATGACCTCTAAGAAAAACCTGACAAGTATCGCAAAACACTACCCAAAGAAGCATTTTGTCGCAGCTTCTGCGGTGGCCAGTTTTTTATTAACCCTTGCGATTCTGCCAACCTCTGAAAAAGTATCGGCAAGCCGCACGCAAGTAGACTTAACATTACCAATGAGTGATATCACTCAAGATGATGAAACCACTCATGAATCTATCCACCCTATTGATTCTGACCGTGTAATTTCATCGACTGTTGAAGCAGCACCAACGGTTCCAGCCAAAAACATCCCTAAAAAGTCAGGCATCGAATTTACCAAGCAATACACGGTAAAAAATGGCGATACTCTGGCACTGATATTTCAGAAAGCAGATTTAAGCTCTCGGGACGTCTATCACGTTGCAAAAGTGTACGACGACGCCACCCGACTTCATCCTGGAGAACAAGTCAGCTTTGCCTATAACGCCGACGGTTCGTTTAAAGCGTTTAAACATCAAAAAACCAAGCTTGTTTCAAATATCATTAAAAAAGTAAGCGACGATTATCAAGTTGAAGAAGTCGTCCGTGAACCTTCCATTGAGTATCGCTTTGCTCAAGGAACGATTCACTCATCACTGTTTCTTGATGCGAAAGAAGCTGGATTAGACCAAACATCCATCATGAACTTTGCCAATATCTTTGGCTGGGATATCGATTTTGTTCAAGATCTTCGTCAAGGTGACAACTTTTCCTTAATGTATGAAGAGTTATTCTTAGATGGAGAATCTATTGGTACCGGTGACATTGTTGCCGCCGAGTTTGTAAACCAAGGTACTAAGTTCCAGGCCATCCGCCATGTGGATGAATTCGGCCGCACGCATTATTACACTCCAGAAGGTAAGAGCATGCGCAAAGCCTTCTTGAGATCCCCGATCGACTTTGCCCGAATCAGTTCTCACTTTAATTTGAGCAGAAAGCACCCTGTACTGAACAAGATCCGCGCCCACAAAGGGACGGATTACGCAGCAGGAAGAGGCACGCCAATTCGTACTGCCGGCGACGGTAAAGTTGTATTTGCTGGCTGGAAAGGTGGATTTGGTCGCTGCGTCATTGTTCAGCACGGGCAAGGCATTCAAACGCTGTACGCACACATGAGCAAATTCAACAAGAAGACCAAGAAAGGCGCACGTGTTAGCCAAGGCCAGGTTATTGGCTACGTTGGTAGCAGCGGCCTAGCGTCCGGACCTCACTTGCATTATGAGTTCCGAGTAAATGGTGTGCACAAAAACCCGGTTAAAGTGAAGCTTCCTGAGGCTCGACCTATTGAGAAGAAATACCGTAAGGAATTTCTTGCAGATGCCAACAAGTGGCTTGCGATCCTGGAAAGCAATCAGCGCTCTGTTCTTGTTGCGAGTGTAGATTAA
- a CDS encoding anhydro-N-acetylmuramic acid kinase: protein MASELFLGAMSGTSLDGLDIALCDFSSTNILKASHFTPFPQELRQALFDLCHTDNIPLNDLYQTEQRYSRFCANAINAFLKQESINPSDLAALGLHGQTIRHEPNLSPAFTVQLGDWSLVAAETQITTIGDFRRKDVALGGQGAPLVPPFHKAIFSSTSSSRVIVNIGGISNVTILMPAAEPLGYDCGPGNALLDYWFARHHEGTFDTNGDWAKSGEINSTLLQRLLNDPFFMLPAPKSTGRELFNPEWLHSRLDDATVSLEPEEIQATLTELTAQSIAIAVKNHLNTGEVYVCGGGWKNQFLVERLKQALGESYTLASTEALGIHSDWVEACAFAWLAANTLHRQDSQQASTTGASRNAVLGGIYYP, encoded by the coding sequence GTGGCGTCTGAACTTTTTTTAGGCGCCATGTCTGGAACCAGTTTGGATGGACTGGATATCGCGCTATGTGATTTCAGTTCTACCAACATTTTAAAGGCCAGTCACTTCACACCCTTCCCTCAAGAGCTCAGACAAGCGTTATTTGATCTTTGTCATACAGACAACATACCACTGAATGACCTATACCAGACTGAGCAACGTTACTCACGGTTCTGTGCAAACGCGATTAATGCATTTCTAAAACAAGAAAGCATCAATCCTTCAGATCTAGCTGCATTAGGCTTACACGGCCAAACCATACGTCATGAGCCAAACCTATCACCCGCGTTTACAGTCCAATTAGGAGACTGGAGCCTGGTCGCAGCCGAAACCCAAATTACAACCATCGGTGATTTCCGTAGAAAAGATGTCGCGCTGGGCGGGCAAGGTGCACCATTAGTCCCGCCTTTTCATAAGGCCATCTTTAGTAGCACTTCATCCTCTCGAGTCATCGTTAATATTGGTGGGATTTCCAACGTTACAATACTTATGCCAGCGGCAGAACCATTGGGCTATGACTGTGGCCCCGGAAACGCTCTATTAGATTATTGGTTTGCCCGACATCATGAGGGCACCTTTGATACCAACGGAGATTGGGCGAAGTCAGGGGAGATTAACTCGACACTTCTGCAACGATTGCTCAATGACCCCTTCTTTATGCTACCTGCGCCTAAAAGTACAGGACGGGAACTGTTCAACCCTGAATGGCTTCATTCCAGATTGGATGACGCAACCGTATCTCTTGAACCAGAAGAAATTCAGGCAACCCTTACTGAGTTAACAGCACAAAGCATTGCCATAGCAGTTAAGAATCATCTGAATACTGGTGAAGTTTATGTATGTGGCGGTGGCTGGAAGAATCAGTTTTTAGTTGAACGCTTAAAGCAGGCTCTTGGCGAATCCTACACTCTGGCCTCTACAGAAGCTCTGGGTATTCACTCTGACTGGGTAGAAGCCTGTGCGTTTGCCTGGCTGGCTGCTAACACACTGCATAGACAAGACAGCCAACAAGCCTCCACCACTGGCGCATCAAGAAATGCAGTACTTGGCGGCATCTACTACCCCTAA
- the tyrS gene encoding tyrosine--tRNA ligase, which yields MASVEESLKIIRRGVEEILPEEGLIKKLESGRKLRIKAGFDPTAPDLHLGHTVLINKLKQFQDLGHDVLFLIGDFTGMIGDPTGKSATRPPLTEEQVQENAQTYKEQVFKILDESKTTVMFNSEWMGKKSAADMIQLAGQFNVARMLERDDFKKRFKGGQSIAIHEFLYPLIQGYDSVAMEADIELGGTDQRFNLLAGRQLQEHFGQEPQAVIMMPILEGLDGVKKMSKSLGNYVGINDAPGDMFQKIVSMPDSLIWRYFELLSFKSIEEIDALKASVDAGANPRDIKMELARELIERFHGEEAAENAHKAAGNRLADGELPEDLPEVEVAFDGQDEMPISAILNKAGLTKNSNAARDMLKSGSVKVDQEVVESTFKMQAGAEHVIQAGKKKFARVKAV from the coding sequence ATGGCAAGTGTTGAAGAGTCTTTGAAGATTATTAGACGTGGTGTAGAAGAAATTCTTCCAGAAGAAGGTTTGATCAAGAAGCTGGAGTCTGGCCGTAAGCTTCGTATTAAAGCTGGCTTTGATCCAACCGCACCTGACTTGCACCTGGGTCATACTGTGCTTATTAATAAACTGAAACAATTTCAGGACTTGGGTCATGACGTATTGTTCCTAATCGGTGACTTTACCGGGATGATCGGTGATCCCACGGGTAAAAGTGCTACTCGCCCTCCATTAACTGAGGAACAAGTTCAGGAAAATGCTCAAACCTATAAAGAGCAGGTATTTAAAATCCTGGATGAATCCAAAACCACGGTGATGTTTAACTCTGAGTGGATGGGGAAAAAGTCAGCGGCGGACATGATTCAGTTGGCGGGCCAGTTTAATGTGGCACGTATGCTAGAGCGTGATGATTTCAAAAAGCGCTTTAAAGGTGGTCAAAGCATTGCCATTCATGAATTCTTGTATCCATTGATTCAGGGGTATGACTCCGTAGCCATGGAAGCAGACATTGAATTGGGTGGTACGGACCAGCGTTTCAACTTGCTGGCTGGACGCCAATTGCAGGAACACTTTGGGCAAGAGCCTCAAGCTGTCATTATGATGCCTATTCTGGAAGGCTTAGACGGTGTTAAGAAGATGTCTAAGTCATTAGGTAATTATGTAGGTATTAATGATGCGCCTGGAGATATGTTCCAAAAAATCGTATCAATGCCTGACTCTTTAATTTGGCGTTACTTTGAATTGTTGAGCTTTAAGTCGATTGAGGAAATTGATGCATTAAAGGCGTCTGTTGACGCGGGAGCAAATCCTCGCGACATTAAAATGGAGCTGGCTCGTGAATTGATTGAGCGTTTCCATGGTGAAGAAGCGGCAGAGAATGCCCATAAAGCTGCAGGCAACCGTTTGGCGGATGGTGAGTTGCCAGAAGATTTGCCTGAAGTAGAAGTGGCGTTCGATGGACAGGATGAAATGCCAATCTCGGCTATCCTTAATAAAGCGGGTTTAACTAAAAACTCGAATGCCGCAAGAGATATGTTAAAGAGCGGTTCGGTGAAGGTGGATCAAGAAGTAGTAGAGTCTACTTTTAAGATGCAGGCGGGTGCTGAGCATGTGATTCAAGCCGGTAAGAAAAAGTTTGCACGAGTGAAAGCCGTGTAG